TCCGTGTACGGGCGGAAACCATCGGCTTCGTATTTCACCGTGTAAGTTTTTCCCGTTCGCCCGGGATTCAGCGGGAGAATATATTTCATCGTTCGCGTGTTTGGATGAACTTCCTGCATCAACTGTCCGCTTTCCATATCGGTGGCAGAAATGGTAACGAAACTCATCATGCTGTCTTTCTTTCCGGCAAATGAAACATGTCCTTTCATCAGCGTTACGGGAATAACCATGCGCTGCGGAATGGTAATGAGGTAAATATCTTTTTCACCTTTTCCTTCGGGGCGAACGGAAGAAAGATAGGCGCGCTTTCCATCGGTGCTCATCACATAAAAAATATCGTCATCAGTGGTGTTAATGGGGTAGCCCATGTTTTGCGGAGGATACCAGCCCGAATCTCCTTTCACCGAAAAGAAAACATCAAAGCCGCCCATGGTTTTATGCCCGTTCGAAGAGAAGAAAAGTGTTACTCCATCGGGATGCATGAACGGTGCATCTTCATCGTACTCTGTATTGATGGTGGGACCCAGGTTGGTTCCCTTGCTCCATCTTCCGGTGGGAAGTTTCACGCAGCGGTAAATATCTCTTCCGCCAAATCCTCCCGGGCGGTCGCTCACAAAATATAACGTGTTTCCATCGGGCGAAAGGCAGGCGCTGGGTTCCCACGAAGGAGAATTTATATCGGTGATGTCTCCCGGGTCGGTGCCTAGCATGTAGCCGTACGACCACTGGTCGCCTTCGAGTTTGCTGTAATAAATGCTTCCTCCTTTGTCGTCTTTATAATATAAAAGTTGCTGCCCATCGGCAGAAATTCCCACCACCGCTTCGTTGTACCAACTGTTCACGTGCGTGCTGAGCGGTTTGGCTTCGCTCCACGAGCCGTCCGGATTTTTGTCGCATACCCAGATGTCTTCGTAATAATTATCGTGAATGTCGCGGTTATCGTTTCCTCCGGTGGCGGCATTAAACCTGCGTGAAGTAAAAAAGAGTTGCGATTCATCGGCAGTGATTACAGCACCGTAATCGGGAAATTCAGAATTCACGCTGTCGCCCAGATTAGTGATGGTGCATTTTACAGGAGAAGAAACAAGTTGCTGCGCGGTTTTGCTCATTTCCATTTTTCGTTTCAAATCTTTTGCGGCAGCGAGGTCTTTTAGGTTAATGGCTTTGCCGAATTTTTCATACATGGCAATGGCTTCATCAAAGCGGTAAGTGAGGTGGTATGCCTGACCGAGCAAATAATATACAAGTTCAGGACATCTTTTTTCTGATGGCTCATCGGGAATATAGTTGCGCGTGGCTTTTGGCGCAGCGGCTTCCAGGTAATCCACTGCTTTTGTTTTTTCGGAAGAAGAAGAAAGATACAACTGCCCGATTTTGAAATTCACATTGGCGTTGAGCGGGTCCATTTCATGCAGAACGTGAAAAGTATGAAGAGCCGTGTCGTTAAAACCCTCCATCATCTCAAGGTTTCCCTGCGTGAAAAGTTCGATGAATTTGTGATGGTCAATTTTTTTCTTGGGCGCTTTGCGAATGTACATCTGCCCGTCAATCATCACGGTGTCTTTTTCCTGCTGGGCAAACGCTTCGACTCCGCCTAAGATGCTGCTCAGCGTGACAATGCAAAAAAGAAAAACAGAAACAAAAATGTTTTTTCTGAAAATCATAATTGGTATTCGTTTCGCGGCAAAAATAATGATTTGAAAGGAATGAACTGAAAAATGTTTTGCGCCAGTTCTTTCGGAAGATTCTTTTCCAATTTGTTAATAATATTCTGTAACCTTTTGAGCGCAATTTCAGTTACAACTGCATTCAAAAAAAGTTGATTTACCAAGAGTATTCTTAGTATATTCGAACGCTCAAAACCATTCATTTAAATTCATTTCCTCATGAAGAAATTTTACTTCTCCCTCGCCATCGCATTTTGTTTTTGTTCCGCACGCCTGTTTTCGCAGTGCGGATTTAATTCCAACCCAACAAACGGCTGCGCTCCGCTCACCGTAACATTTACTCCTACGGGAAGCTGCCCCAGTGCCTACGAGTTGCGCTGGCATTTTGGTGATAACAGCCCCGTGCTGATAGACACGCTTCCTCCTTATGTAACGCATATTTATACGTATGCAAGTTGGTTTAATCCGTGGGTGGAAGCATACGATAATACAGGAAATTACCTCGGCTTCAGTTATGGAAGTTCTATCAATGTGAACGGAGTGGGTTTTAACGCTCCCGATTCTATTTGCCTTGGCGACCAGGTTCAGTTTTGTCCCAGTGGTTCAATGAACAGCACGAACTGGGATTTTGGCGATGCAACCACTTCCACGCAATACTGCGAAAATCACGGATACTCTTCGCCCGGCACATATACGATTACCTTAAGCGGAAATTCCCAGCAATGCGGAAACGGAAGTTACAGCAAAGCCATTGTGGCGGCAAACAATGTGAGCATGAACCTGAATGCATGGACGAATGCTCAGAACAATTCCGCCTGCCCCAATCAGCCGGTAGGTTTTAATACCAATGGAAATTACCTGAGTTATAACTGGGATTTTGGAGACGGTGCAACCAGCACGCAGGCGCAGCCGCAGCATACCTACACTGCGGTGGGCACTTACACGGTTTCCTGCATGGCAACCAATCACTGCAATAAATCGGGAACGTCTACTTTTACAATGAATGTTTCTACTACTTATATTTTTCCTAATTATATTCAGTTGCAGCCGCAACCGCAAGTTATCTGCCCGAACTCGCAGGTGAATTTTAACATTAACGGTGCAAACGGCTACCCCTCGTATGAATGGAACTTTGGAGATGCTTCTCCTTTGCAAACCACCACGCAGAATTATACCAACCATACGTATAATGCTGCCGTAGGCACGTACACCGCTTCGTGCAGAATTACCAGTTACTGCGGAAACGACAGCACCATTTTCGCAACCGTTACCATCAGTACCACGGCTCCCTTCGGAAATCAGATTAACATAGGAAATAATTCTCCTATATGCCCCAACGGCATTGGCGGCTTTCAGGCGCCTGGCGGTTATATAAGTTATGAATGGGATTTTGGCGATGGCTCTCCACTGGAAACAACCACCAACAATAATAATAACCATACCTACGGAAGCACAATTACTACCTACACAGTTGCCTGCACCATTACTAACGGATGCGGAAACGACACTACCATTTATTCGCAGATGCAGGTAATGAACGGTGTTGGGTTTCCCAGCGGCAATTGGTTTTCATTGAATGTAAATAATCCGTATTGCGTGGGCGACAAAGCATCCCTGCAGGCGCCTAACGGCTATACCAGTTATCAATGGGATTTTGGTGATGGAAACACCGCATTCACTTCCAAAGAAAGCGCCACCCATTCCTATACAGCCATTGGAACGTATACGGTTTCGGTTTTGATTACAAATGCCTGCGGAAACACTACCACTCTTTATGCCACAGCGGTGGTTGACAATGCAGGTTCATTTCCCAACTGGCTTAATATAAAAACAACTCCCTCTTCCGGTTCCTGCCCGAATGATATTGTGAATTTCAGTTTGGATAACAACAGCCAGTATGCTTCTTACCTTTGGAAATTCGGAGACGGAGATACTGCTCTTACTGTCGGAAGCGACATTCAGCATACCTATACCGCCACAGGAACTTATAGTGTTTCGCTCACCATTACCAACGGATGCGGCACAAGCACTACGCTTTATACCACAGTTGCCGTAACAACCAGCAGCCCGATAAGCAGTGCGCTTTCCCTGCAAGGAATTCAAAACCCCGCCTGTGCCGGTGATGTGATAACTTTTATTCCTAAATATGGCGGCTCAAGTTATACCTACTACTGGGATTTTGGTGACGGAGGAAAGGATACTACCCTTGGAGCAGGAACAAAACATACGTATGCTTCCATAGGAAATTATACGGCAACTGCTACTGCAAAAAACGGCTGCGGCATAACGAAAACCGTTGCCATGACGGAAACAATTTCCACTACTGCTTCTCCGGTTCTTATTTCTTCAGGCAATAATTCAACCTTTGGTGTTCCCGGTGGAGAGCATGGAGGAACTTCCGGCTGTGCAGGCGATGTAATTATTTTTTACTTTATGGGTGAAGAACCGAACAACCTCTGGAATTTCGGTGACGGAAATACCGGCACTGCAGTTGACCACATGCTTGTATTTGGCGGAGACGGCAACACCTACCCGGTTACCATCATCAAACATGCCTATGCAACGAATGGAACCTATACCGTTTCTCTTACGCTCACGAATAAATGCAACAAGAGCACAACAGGAAGTTTTGTAATTAATATAGGAGGAAACCTGCTTGTGAGCGGAGACATGACCACATCGCCTCCGCCTTTCACCACTTGTTCACCCATTGATTTTATTGCTTTCGGAGGAAAAAATTATACCTGGGATTTTGGTGATGGAAGCAATCAGTTAAGCACAACCTCTCCCACTGTTTCGCACTCCTTTGCTCAATTGGGTGTGTACGTTGTGAGTGTTGTGGTGACGAATGGATGCGGTAATAGTGCAACCTATACCAAGTCCATTAATGTTACGGGAGCAAGCGGTCCTGCTGTAACATTAAATTCATCTTCAACTCCTACTTGTAATGGAGGAATGGATGGCATGGCAGATGTTTCTGTTTCGGGCGGTCAGGCGCCTTATAATTATTTATGGGATAACGGGCAAACTACTTCTGCAGCGAATGGATTATCTGCGGGATTATACAATGTGGTTGTTACCGATAATATAGGATGCTCTTCCACTTTTGCAGTTAACATCAGCAATCCTGCTTCTATTGCGCTTGCTGTTTCTTCTACTAATGCCGGATGCGGGCTGCAAACGGGCACAGCATCGGTTTCTGTTTCAAGCGGTGGAACTCCGCCTTTCTCTTATATGTGGGCAAGCGGACAAACTTCTTCCACAGCAACCGGATTGGGATGGGGTTCCTATTCTGTAACTGTTACAGATAACAACGGCTGCACTTCATCAACTATTGCAAGCGTGAGCGAAGCATCGGGTGCATCAGTTTCTGTCAGCACATTAACCAATGTAACTTGTTATGGCGGCTCGAACGGTGCCATTGCTATTAATGCCACCGGTGGAAATCCTCCTTTCACGTATGCTTGGTCGAACGGAGCCACCACGCAAAATATTTCAGCGCTTGCTGCCGGAAGTTATTCCGTAATGGTGATTGATATGAACGGATGCAAGGGAACATTAAACACTGTCGTTAACCAGGCGCCCGATGTGGTTGCTACAACCAGCGTGATTGCCCAGCCCAATTGCGGTTCGGCAAACGGAAGCGTAACAGTAATTCCTTCTGGAGGAAACGGAGGTCCCTATTCTTATTTATGGACGAATGCCGGAAATAAAACCACCCAGACAATTACCGGGTTGTTTGCAAAAACCTATACCGTGATTGTAACCGATGCTGCGGGCTGCACCAAGAAAGGAACTGCGGTGCTTAACAATGCCAATGCTCCCAGTTCATCGCCTGTTGTAACTCCTGTTAGTTGCAATAATATGTGCGATGGGCAAATTGCGCTCAACATCACCGGAGGAACATCTCCTTATTCGTATGCATGGTCTTTT
Above is a genomic segment from Bacteroidota bacterium containing:
- a CDS encoding PKD domain-containing protein, coding for MKKFYFSLAIAFCFCSARLFSQCGFNSNPTNGCAPLTVTFTPTGSCPSAYELRWHFGDNSPVLIDTLPPYVTHIYTYASWFNPWVEAYDNTGNYLGFSYGSSINVNGVGFNAPDSICLGDQVQFCPSGSMNSTNWDFGDATTSTQYCENHGYSSPGTYTITLSGNSQQCGNGSYSKAIVAANNVSMNLNAWTNAQNNSACPNQPVGFNTNGNYLSYNWDFGDGATSTQAQPQHTYTAVGTYTVSCMATNHCNKSGTSTFTMNVSTTYIFPNYIQLQPQPQVICPNSQVNFNINGANGYPSYEWNFGDASPLQTTTQNYTNHTYNAAVGTYTASCRITSYCGNDSTIFATVTISTTAPFGNQINIGNNSPICPNGIGGFQAPGGYISYEWDFGDGSPLETTTNNNNNHTYGSTITTYTVACTITNGCGNDTTIYSQMQVMNGVGFPSGNWFSLNVNNPYCVGDKASLQAPNGYTSYQWDFGDGNTAFTSKESATHSYTAIGTYTVSVLITNACGNTTTLYATAVVDNAGSFPNWLNIKTTPSSGSCPNDIVNFSLDNNSQYASYLWKFGDGDTALTVGSDIQHTYTATGTYSVSLTITNGCGTSTTLYTTVAVTTSSPISSALSLQGIQNPACAGDVITFIPKYGGSSYTYYWDFGDGGKDTTLGAGTKHTYASIGNYTATATAKNGCGITKTVAMTETISTTASPVLISSGNNSTFGVPGGEHGGTSGCAGDVIIFYFMGEEPNNLWNFGDGNTGTAVDHMLVFGGDGNTYPVTIIKHAYATNGTYTVSLTLTNKCNKSTTGSFVINIGGNLLVSGDMTTSPPPFTTCSPIDFIAFGGKNYTWDFGDGSNQLSTTSPTVSHSFAQLGVYVVSVVVTNGCGNSATYTKSINVTGASGPAVTLNSSSTPTCNGGMDGMADVSVSGGQAPYNYLWDNGQTTSAANGLSAGLYNVVVTDNIGCSSTFAVNISNPASIALAVSSTNAGCGLQTGTASVSVSSGGTPPFSYMWASGQTSSTATGLGWGSYSVTVTDNNGCTSSTIASVSEASGASVSVSTLTNVTCYGGSNGAIAINATGGNPPFTYAWSNGATTQNISALAAGSYSVMVIDMNGCKGTLNTVVNQAPDVVATTSVIAQPNCGSANGSVTVIPSGGNGGPYSYLWTNAGNKTTQTITGLFAKTYTVIVTDAAGCTKKGTAVLNNANAPSSSPVVTPVSCNNMCDGQIALNITGGTSPYSYAWSFATTDEDQVSNLCNGTYLCTVLDAAGCQITRIFTLNNPAILSSTLSSSAATCSSNGTATASISGGTTPYTYSWSNGATTANITGLAGGNY
- a CDS encoding OmpA family protein — its product is MIFRKNIFVSVFLFCIVTLSSILGGVEAFAQQEKDTVMIDGQMYIRKAPKKKIDHHKFIELFTQGNLEMMEGFNDTALHTFHVLHEMDPLNANVNFKIGQLYLSSSSEKTKAVDYLEAAAPKATRNYIPDEPSEKRCPELVYYLLGQAYHLTYRFDEAIAMYEKFGKAINLKDLAAAKDLKRKMEMSKTAQQLVSSPVKCTITNLGDSVNSEFPDYGAVITADESQLFFTSRRFNAATGGNDNRDIHDNYYEDIWVCDKNPDGSWSEAKPLSTHVNSWYNEAVVGISADGQQLLYYKDDKGGSIYYSKLEGDQWSYGYMLGTDPGDITDINSPSWEPSACLSPDGNTLYFVSDRPGGFGGRDIYRCVKLPTGRWSKGTNLGPTINTEYDEDAPFMHPDGVTLFFSSNGHKTMGGFDVFFSVKGDSGWYPPQNMGYPINTTDDDIFYVMSTDGKRAYLSSVRPEGKGEKDIYLITIPQRMVIPVTLMKGHVSFAGKKDSMMSFVTISATDMESGQLMQEVHPNTRTMKYILPLNPGRTGKTYTVKYEADGFRPYTEIVSVTPEGEYKEIERDYDFKNLGAVSVYGKVKTRAGELIPGVKISAKDNTGKKLFGVYAPKPDGSYSFDLPGTGGESYSITYEADGFITMNESLDLPKALTEFDFKKDVIMETAKMLGTISVSGTVTDKIKNPVKNSRVVVIDNKTAAPVGTFTPNDKGEYYFNLQRGNDYNVSYEADGYLFQSENINVPKEKTYSEIKKNIVLEKIKKGAKIVLNNIFFDSGKATLRKESKTELDKVEKLITENPSIKVEIGGHTDDAGKKDANLKLSQARAEAVVNELIVKGADRLRLTAQGYGDAQPVAPNKVNGKPNAKNMQLNRRVEFKILEN